The sequence AGAAGCTCCCGAAATCCGACGACCGACGCGATCGCGGCGCTGTCGCTTTTTCCGCGCGTCAGCTGCATTCTCTTCTGCTTCAGGCGGTGACGGAGGGTCGACGCACCGCCCTTGTCGACGCCTGAAACCTCCAGCCGCAGAGCGGTCTCGAAATCCGCCGTGGAGCACATCTCCTTGGGTGTCAGGAAGAAGTCCGCCCCGCTACCGGTCCACGCGCGCCCGATCGCGACAAGGCCGCGTTCCACTTCGATAGTCGCGAGCGACACCGCATAGGCACCGTCGCATGTTGCATCGATCTCGTTGCCGTTTGCAACTTTCGCCCGGCCGTTCGGCTCCACCCAGGCGATCTGCCGCCCCCCGATAGTCCCCTCGTCATCGATCCGAAGCAGAGCCGGGGAGGCGTGGTGCCGATCGAGGCATACACTCGCCGCCTCGTAGAGCGCTCGCGCCCTCGTCGCCGTCAATCCCGGATGCCGTTCGTCGAGGTTCTCGATGAGGATCCAGGTTTCCGATCGCGCCCGCATGTCCACGCCCCTTCACGTCGGGCCGATCATAGCGAGCATTATCGTCGTCTGGCAGCGGTCTACCGCCCCCCGCCCTCCAGCATGCGCGTGAGCACCTTCGACGTGTAGTCCACCATCGGCACGATGCGGGCGTAGTTGAGCCGCGTCGGGCCGATGACGCCCAGCACGCCGACGATCTTCTGGGCGCCGTCGCGGAAGGGCGCGGCGACGAGGGACGAGCCCGAGAGCGAGAACAGCTTGTTCTCCGAGCCGATGAAGATGCGCACGCCCTCGCCGGCCTCGGCGCGGCCGAGGAGGTCGATCACGTCGGTCTGGGTCTCGAGGTCCTCGAAGAGCAGGCGGATGCGCTCGAGATCCTCCAGCGCCTGCAGGTCGGAGAGCAGGTTCGCCTGGCCGCGCACGATCAGCTGGCGCTGCTCGGCGCCCTCGGAGGGCAGGGCCACCCCGGCCTCGATCAGGCGAGCGGTGAGCGCGTCGAGCTCGCGCTCCATCGATTGGCGCAGCGCGGTGGTCTCCTCGCGCACCTCGGCGAGCGTCTTGCCGCGGATGCGCGCGTTGAGGAAGTTCGCCGCCTCCTGCAGCGCGGAGGAGGGCAGGCCCGGCGGCAGGTCGAGGAGCCGGTTCTCCACCGAGCCGTCCTCGGAGACCAGCACGACGAGGGCGCGGGCCGGGTCGAGCCGCACGAACTCGATGTGCTTGAGCCGCGGGTCCTGCTTCGAGGTGACGACGACGCCCGCCCCGCGGGAGAGGCCCGACAGCATGGCGGAGGCTTCCGCGAGCGCCGTCTCGAAGTCGCGCCCCTGCGCGGCGGCGCGCATCTGCGCCTCGATGTTGCCGCGCTCCTCCAGCGAGAGGTCGCCGATCTCGAGCATGGCGTCGACGAAGAAGCGCAGGCCCGTCTCGGTGGGCAGGCGCCCGGCCGAGGTGTGCGGCGCGAAGATCAGCCCCGCCTGCTCCAGGTCGGCCATGACGTTGCGCACGG comes from Salinarimonas sp. and encodes:
- the hrcA gene encoding heat-inducible transcriptional repressor HrcA, giving the protein MSESPFRHDAFRHDPSGQARALADLNERSREIFRQIVESYLATGEPVGSRNISKLLHAPLSPASVRNVMADLEQAGLIFAPHTSAGRLPTETGLRFFVDAMLEIGDLSLEERGNIEAQMRAAAQGRDFETALAEASAMLSGLSRGAGVVVTSKQDPRLKHIEFVRLDPARALVVLVSEDGSVENRLLDLPPGLPSSALQEAANFLNARIRGKTLAEVREETTALRQSMERELDALTARLIEAGVALPSEGAEQRQLIVRGQANLLSDLQALEDLERIRLLFEDLETQTDVIDLLGRAEAGEGVRIFIGSENKLFSLSGSSLVAAPFRDGAQKIVGVLGVIGPTRLNYARIVPMVDYTSKVLTRMLEGGGR